A portion of the Natrinema salaciae genome contains these proteins:
- a CDS encoding TIGR03668 family PPOX class F420-dependent oxidoreductase produces MTPDERAFLERARVGSLATVDAEGRPHAVPICFALLEPAASPADATGARRGDADGGDGRRIVSAIDEKPKATRDLRRVRNVRTNPRVTLLVDRYREDWSRLAWIQVRGRARILEPDGTTGDRPTGAIHDAAVRVLENRYDQYADQDHALDDRPIVSIRVTRVVSWGALESESGSDSEDASTTARASDRDGAEDA; encoded by the coding sequence ATGACGCCCGACGAACGCGCCTTCCTCGAGCGGGCCCGCGTCGGTTCGCTGGCGACGGTCGACGCCGAGGGGCGACCGCACGCGGTCCCGATCTGTTTCGCGCTGCTCGAGCCGGCGGCGTCCCCGGCGGACGCGACCGGGGCGCGACGCGGCGACGCCGACGGTGGCGACGGCCGCCGAATCGTCTCGGCGATCGACGAGAAGCCGAAGGCGACCCGCGACCTCCGTCGCGTTCGGAACGTCCGGACGAACCCGCGGGTGACGCTGCTGGTCGACCGCTACCGCGAAGACTGGTCGCGCCTCGCGTGGATTCAGGTCCGCGGTCGCGCACGGATTCTCGAGCCGGACGGCACGACCGGCGATCGACCGACCGGGGCGATCCACGACGCCGCGGTGAGGGTGCTCGAGAACAGGTACGACCAGTACGCGGACCAGGACCACGCCCTCGACGATCGGCCGATCGTTTCGATCCGGGTCACGCGAGTCGTTTCGTGGGGGGCGCTCGAGAGCGAGTCAGGGAGCGACTCGGAAGACGCGAGTACAACTGCGCGGGCGAGCGATCGGGACGGTGCGGAGGACGCCTGA
- a CDS encoding heavy metal translocating P-type ATPase: protein MSDRHVGCDGRDRCRLCGTPLSAAVGESEPPEFCSTGCRDVAAEFGTGDGDRAPDEGSDRPADETDPRPAGPPTDPGQTASADADGRPETRRTFLRVDGMHSATCETFLETVAADRDGVTEAEASYVTETIRVDHDPDRVSADALEDALSTVGYTAYLRDDATAEDETGGTRRSREMSGLRKRRSEDMLEMRYVVGVVFGSFLLLPFVAVLYPMFLTSFTDWGAIAHFEGAFTGFSGPLYLPLFLVGTGAILYLTGGPLLRGAYVSLTLRRPTTDLLAALTIVSAYVYSVVVSGLGRNDLYFDLTIVVAAVVMGATYYESTVKRRATDRLTDLTVSQVDTARRYAADGSTADVPVAELESGDRVLVREGERIPVDGRLAEGECAVDEAVVTGESLPVTKGEGDEVVGGSVVTTDAAVVDVGDRTTSSIERLTRVVWNVQSADHGVTRRADEFAAMLVPVVVGAAVVVGAGVLLTGAGAMAASLAVLMTVMVGSPWALGFATPYSVAASLQEALEHGIVVFDETIFERLRAIDAVVFDKTGTLTTGEMTVREADAPDDLLAAAAALERRAAHPAAAAIADAFDGTGPAEDVDGGATRADGGSAAADELAVRDFHTHATGVEGSVDGRTVLVGHPDLFRERDWSLESGLEARIDRVREAGRLPVVVGRDGVAEGIVIVGDEPREAWEETVTALSADGIDVVVLTGDDGTAADIFDRHPSVDHVFAGVPPNGKTAAVERMKAEARVAMVGDGTNDAPALAAADLGISLGSGTALAADAADVAIVDDDLAAVERAFALAAAARDRIRQNLALAFVYNAIAIPPAALGLVNPLVTTVAVVIGTLLIAGNAERSLVDD from the coding sequence GTGAGCGATCGACACGTGGGGTGTGACGGACGCGACCGCTGTCGGCTGTGTGGGACGCCGCTTTCGGCGGCCGTCGGCGAGTCGGAGCCACCCGAATTCTGTTCGACCGGCTGCCGCGACGTGGCCGCCGAGTTCGGGACGGGTGACGGCGATCGTGCACCCGACGAAGGCAGCGATCGGCCCGCCGACGAGACCGATCCTCGTCCAGCGGGCCCGCCGACCGATCCGGGGCAGACCGCGAGCGCGGACGCCGACGGGCGACCCGAGACCCGTCGGACGTTCCTCCGAGTCGACGGCATGCACTCGGCGACCTGCGAGACGTTCCTCGAGACCGTCGCGGCGGATCGGGACGGCGTGACCGAGGCCGAGGCGAGCTACGTCACGGAGACGATCCGGGTCGACCACGATCCGGACCGGGTCTCGGCCGACGCGCTCGAGGACGCGCTGAGTACGGTCGGCTACACGGCGTACCTGCGGGACGACGCGACGGCCGAGGACGAGACCGGCGGCACCCGGCGGTCGCGGGAGATGTCCGGGCTCCGGAAGCGCCGCTCGGAGGACATGCTCGAGATGCGGTACGTGGTCGGCGTCGTCTTCGGCTCGTTCCTCCTGTTGCCGTTCGTCGCCGTCCTCTACCCGATGTTCCTGACGTCGTTTACCGACTGGGGCGCGATCGCGCACTTCGAGGGTGCCTTCACCGGCTTCAGCGGCCCGCTGTACCTGCCGCTCTTTCTCGTCGGGACGGGCGCGATCCTCTATCTGACCGGGGGGCCGCTCCTGCGGGGTGCGTACGTCAGCCTGACGCTCCGGCGACCGACCACGGACCTGCTCGCGGCGCTGACGATCGTCAGCGCGTACGTCTACAGCGTCGTCGTCTCCGGGCTCGGACGCAACGACCTCTACTTCGACCTGACGATCGTCGTGGCCGCGGTCGTGATGGGGGCGACCTACTACGAGTCGACCGTCAAACGCCGCGCGACCGACCGGCTGACCGACCTCACCGTCTCGCAGGTCGATACCGCTCGGCGCTACGCCGCGGACGGTTCGACGGCGGACGTGCCCGTCGCGGAACTCGAGTCGGGCGATCGGGTGCTCGTCCGCGAGGGCGAGCGCATCCCCGTCGACGGCCGACTCGCCGAGGGCGAGTGCGCGGTCGACGAAGCCGTCGTGACGGGCGAGTCGCTCCCGGTCACGAAGGGCGAGGGCGACGAGGTAGTCGGCGGCTCGGTCGTGACGACCGACGCGGCGGTCGTCGACGTCGGCGACCGGACGACCAGTAGCATCGAACGGCTCACCCGCGTCGTCTGGAACGTCCAGAGCGCGGACCACGGCGTCACGCGACGGGCCGACGAGTTCGCCGCGATGCTGGTGCCGGTCGTCGTCGGCGCTGCGGTCGTCGTCGGCGCGGGCGTCCTGCTCACCGGCGCGGGCGCGATGGCTGCCTCGCTGGCCGTCCTCATGACGGTCATGGTCGGGAGCCCCTGGGCGCTCGGGTTCGCCACGCCGTACTCCGTCGCCGCGAGCCTGCAGGAGGCCCTCGAGCACGGGATCGTCGTCTTCGACGAGACGATCTTCGAGCGCCTGCGAGCGATCGACGCGGTCGTCTTCGACAAGACGGGGACGCTGACGACCGGCGAGATGACCGTCCGCGAGGCCGACGCGCCCGACGACCTCCTCGCGGCGGCCGCCGCCCTCGAGCGGCGGGCGGCGCACCCGGCGGCCGCAGCGATCGCGGACGCGTTCGATGGGACCGGGCCGGCCGAGGATGTCGACGGCGGGGCGACTCGCGCGGACGGCGGTTCGGCCGCGGCGGACGAACTGGCGGTGCGGGATTTCCACACGCACGCGACCGGCGTCGAGGGCTCGGTCGACGGCCGGACGGTCCTGGTCGGCCACCCCGACCTCTTTCGGGAGCGGGACTGGTCCCTCGAGAGCGGCCTCGAGGCGCGGATCGACCGGGTGCGCGAAGCGGGCCGATTGCCGGTCGTCGTCGGCCGGGACGGTGTCGCCGAGGGAATCGTGATCGTCGGCGACGAGCCCCGCGAGGCGTGGGAGGAGACGGTCACGGCGCTCTCCGCCGACGGGATCGACGTCGTGGTGCTGACCGGCGACGACGGGACGGCGGCGGACATCTTCGATCGCCATCCGAGCGTCGATCACGTCTTCGCCGGCGTCCCGCCGAACGGGAAGACCGCGGCGGTAGAGCGGATGAAAGCCGAGGCCCGCGTGGCGATGGTCGGCGACGGGACGAACGACGCGCCCGCGCTCGCCGCGGCCGATCTGGGAATCTCGCTGGGCAGCGGCACGGCGCTCGCCGCCGACGCTGCCGACGTGGCGATCGTCGACGACGACCTCGCCGCGGTCGAGCGGGCGTTCGCGCTGGCGGCGGCGGCGCGCGACCGGATTCGACAGAACCTCGCGCTCGCGTTCGTCTACAACGCGATCGCCATCCCGCCGGCCGCGCTCGGTCTCGTGAACCCGCTCGTGACGACCGTCGCCGTCGTGATCGGCACGCTCCTCATCGCCGGGAACGCGGAGCGATCGCTCGTCGACGACTGA
- a CDS encoding GNAT family N-acetyltransferase, with product MSVPTRTATRYTVRTFEPDDRETFLSMYDTVFGHDRSSGWFRWKFRENPYVDHVPVLVASADGEPVGFRSFFAQEMRVGGLVRTAFQPCDTMVHPDHRGRGLFDRMNERAVERYADGEPSFFFNFPNENSKPGNLAHGWREVGTVPAYYRPQNPLSALEGQGSTGLTARDADSRSADGGPATAVREAFETAIATSHRAGDRLLVGSDSEIAVERYETPPADVLAAIYHRSVPEMIHTNRSAAFYRWRFDNPAHTYAAYVARRDGDPIAALVVSTVGDHVRIVDTLPRTIESEDAALEQLLASALDDHADRSYVEAFGETVPTPLRFRFYPDTRFPLSALVQPTARTLLARDLEDGLALESSSISSWRFSRLDLDTT from the coding sequence ATGAGTGTACCCACACGAACGGCGACGCGATACACCGTCCGCACGTTCGAACCCGACGATCGAGAGACGTTTCTGTCGATGTACGACACCGTCTTCGGGCACGACAGAAGCTCGGGGTGGTTCCGCTGGAAGTTCCGCGAGAACCCGTACGTCGATCACGTCCCAGTTCTCGTCGCGAGCGCCGACGGCGAACCCGTCGGCTTCCGGTCGTTCTTCGCCCAGGAGATGCGCGTCGGCGGACTCGTCAGAACCGCGTTCCAGCCCTGCGATACGATGGTCCACCCGGACCACCGCGGGCGCGGGCTGTTCGATCGCATGAACGAGCGGGCCGTCGAGCGCTACGCCGACGGCGAGCCGTCGTTTTTCTTCAACTTCCCGAACGAGAACTCGAAGCCCGGCAACCTCGCGCACGGCTGGCGCGAGGTCGGCACGGTGCCGGCCTACTACCGACCGCAGAACCCCCTCAGCGCCCTCGAGGGGCAGGGAAGCACCGGGCTGACGGCCAGAGACGCGGACTCGCGGTCGGCCGACGGGGGACCGGCCACCGCGGTCAGGGAGGCGTTCGAGACCGCCATCGCGACCTCCCACCGGGCCGGCGATCGGTTGCTCGTCGGTTCCGACTCCGAGATCGCCGTCGAGCGCTACGAGACGCCGCCGGCCGACGTCCTCGCGGCGATCTATCACCGCTCCGTCCCCGAGATGATCCACACCAACCGGTCCGCGGCGTTCTACCGCTGGCGGTTCGACAACCCGGCGCACACCTACGCCGCGTACGTCGCCCGACGGGACGGCGACCCGATCGCCGCCCTCGTGGTCTCGACCGTCGGCGATCACGTCCGGATCGTCGACACGCTCCCGCGGACGATCGAGTCGGAAGACGCGGCGCTCGAGCAACTGCTGGCCTCGGCGCTCGACGATCACGCGGACCGCAGCTACGTCGAGGCGTTCGGGGAGACGGTGCCGACGCCGCTCCGGTTTCGGTTCTATCCGGACACGCGATTTCCCCTCTCGGCGTTGGTCCAGCCGACGGCCCGGACGCTCCTCGCGCGCGACCTCGAGGACGGACTCGCCCTCGAGTCGAGTTCGATCTCGTCGTGGAGGTTCTCGCGGCTCGATCTGGACACGACCTGA
- a CDS encoding WD40/YVTN/BNR-like repeat-containing protein produces MATHDSRSGNDFVPFFRRYAKSWVHAVAAAGMTAFGTLTIVHRGFAVLALAAYVLPPIVLYLRRPSADRTAGDPAVDRERAARPTGAAGEESAAETEPLEDTESGEHTETDGRTESGTHADRAGAPTGAAVDRRGREPEAGGDVPADDEGRAERTRDWRVVDVPTEATLRGVCATARGAVYAVGEDGVVLTAAPLAGRDAGEWSITLEDGPAAAGEDLLAVDATDDGDAVWVAGDSGAVGRIDAETGRHTDYTAPADVTDNWLGVAVGGAGGDETILLINGSGAVLRGRYRDGDCSWDDPVKPGDGSSLSGIALADASVGYCCDTNDGVFETTDGGESFDRVGLGGASGTLESLATLGRGDCLVSADDGVVHRYGGSTWTPERVGEEAICGLARREGETIACDADGAIYERTDAAGWKQVETRAPESLIDVSVAPDGARAVAVGEDGTVVERR; encoded by the coding sequence ATGGCTACCCACGATTCACGGTCCGGAAACGACTTCGTCCCCTTCTTTCGCCGCTACGCGAAGTCGTGGGTCCACGCGGTCGCGGCGGCCGGCATGACGGCCTTCGGGACGCTGACGATCGTCCACCGCGGGTTCGCCGTGCTCGCGCTCGCCGCTTACGTCCTGCCACCGATCGTGTTGTATCTCCGGCGGCCGTCGGCGGATCGAACGGCGGGCGACCCCGCGGTCGACCGAGAGCGTGCCGCCCGACCGACGGGGGCGGCCGGCGAAGAATCGGCAGCGGAGACGGAACCGCTCGAGGACACCGAGAGCGGGGAGCACACCGAGACCGACGGGCGAACTGAGAGCGGGACGCACGCCGATCGAGCGGGCGCTCCGACGGGCGCTGCCGTCGACCGCCGGGGTCGCGAACCCGAAGCCGGTGGCGACGTGCCGGCCGACGACGAGGGCCGAGCGGAGCGCACTCGGGACTGGCGCGTCGTCGACGTTCCCACCGAGGCGACGCTCCGGGGAGTCTGCGCGACCGCACGCGGCGCGGTCTACGCCGTGGGGGAGGACGGCGTGGTTCTCACCGCGGCTCCCCTCGCCGGCCGGGACGCCGGCGAGTGGTCGATTACCCTCGAGGACGGCCCGGCCGCCGCCGGCGAGGACCTCCTCGCGGTCGACGCGACCGACGATGGGGACGCCGTCTGGGTCGCGGGCGACAGCGGTGCCGTGGGGCGGATCGACGCCGAGACGGGCCGCCACACGGACTACACGGCCCCGGCGGACGTCACCGACAACTGGCTGGGGGTCGCCGTCGGCGGGGCCGGCGGCGACGAGACGATCCTGCTGATCAACGGCTCCGGCGCGGTCCTGCGCGGCCGCTACCGCGACGGCGACTGCTCGTGGGACGACCCCGTCAAACCCGGCGACGGCTCGAGCCTGAGCGGGATCGCGCTCGCCGACGCGTCGGTGGGCTACTGCTGTGATACGAACGACGGCGTCTTCGAGACGACCGACGGGGGCGAGTCGTTCGATCGCGTCGGCCTCGGGGGTGCGAGCGGGACCCTCGAGAGCCTCGCGACGCTCGGACGGGGGGACTGTCTGGTGAGTGCGGACGACGGTGTCGTCCACCGCTACGGCGGGTCGACGTGGACGCCCGAGCGGGTCGGCGAGGAAGCGATCTGCGGGCTCGCCCGGCGCGAGGGCGAGACGATCGCGTGCGACGCCGACGGGGCGATCTACGAGCGGACCGACGCGGCGGGCTGGAAGCAGGTCGAGACGCGCGCGCCGGAATCGCTCATCGACGTCTCGGTCGCGCCGGACGGGGCTCGAGCGGTCGCAGTGGGCGAGGACGGCACCGTCGTCGAACGGCGGTGA
- a CDS encoding Hsp20/alpha crystallin family protein produces the protein MSFTSPPDTAPFPFPIQVVYDGRVGRLRVAVDVDPVPVEDVTVEAGSRRLRIAVDRGVDGVAERTLTPLPRGHVVGDDREAVYNNGVLTVSLEAVPRRW, from the coding sequence GTGTCCTTCACTTCGCCTCCCGACACGGCACCGTTTCCGTTTCCGATTCAGGTCGTGTACGACGGGCGGGTCGGCCGGCTTCGCGTCGCCGTCGACGTCGATCCCGTTCCCGTCGAGGACGTGACGGTCGAAGCCGGCTCGCGGCGACTCCGAATCGCGGTCGACCGCGGCGTCGACGGCGTCGCCGAACGAACGCTCACGCCCCTCCCCCGCGGGCACGTCGTCGGCGACGACCGCGAGGCCGTCTACAACAACGGCGTCCTCACCGTCTCGCTCGAGGCCGTCCCTCGACGCTGGTAG
- a CDS encoding sulfatase has translation MADSNGRDDESHSTVRNVVLVVLDTARAKSVGMQPFSDGPPTIDDHAGAQPPPDDRPRSSGNRGGANPTPTLTRLADEGVAFGNAFATAPWTLPSHASFFTGTFPSEHGTHGDHTYLDDELRTLPEAFDDAGFQTIGVSNNTWITEEFGFDRGFDDLRKGWQYIQSDADMGAVVRGEDLREKLVATRNRILDGNPLVNAANILYSELLQPAGDDGSDRSTDWIGDWLASRDDERPFFLFCNFIEPHVRYDPPRAYAERFLPAGASYEEAAAIRQDPRAYDCDGYDISDREFALLRGLYRGEIAYVDHQLGQLRHALEAAGEWEDTLFVVCGDHGEHIGEHDFFGHQYNLYDTLLNVPLVCHGGPFTGGGRRHDLVQLLDLPATLLETAGVDDPALREQWSSRSLHPHSDAEPRNAVFAEYVAPQPSIERLEARFGEIPDRVRTFDRRLRAVRTPEYKYVRGDDGFERLHHVRTDPLEDTDISDERPERVRTLRRRLEGRFEPFGEADAAGEVEMREGTKDRLADLGYL, from the coding sequence ATGGCGGACTCTAACGGACGTGACGACGAGTCACATAGTACTGTGCGGAACGTGGTTCTCGTCGTTCTCGATACGGCCCGGGCCAAAAGCGTCGGCATGCAGCCGTTCTCGGACGGCCCACCGACGATCGACGACCACGCCGGCGCGCAACCCCCGCCGGACGACCGACCCCGCTCGAGCGGCAATCGCGGCGGTGCGAACCCGACGCCGACGCTGACGCGGCTCGCCGACGAGGGGGTCGCGTTCGGAAACGCGTTCGCGACCGCGCCCTGGACGCTTCCCTCCCACGCATCGTTTTTCACCGGAACGTTTCCCTCCGAACACGGGACCCACGGCGACCACACCTATCTCGACGACGAGCTTCGAACGCTGCCCGAGGCCTTCGACGACGCGGGGTTTCAGACGATCGGCGTCTCGAACAACACCTGGATTACCGAAGAGTTCGGCTTCGATCGCGGGTTCGACGATCTTCGCAAGGGCTGGCAGTACATTCAGTCCGACGCCGACATGGGCGCGGTCGTCCGCGGCGAAGACCTCCGAGAGAAGCTCGTCGCGACCCGGAATCGAATCCTCGACGGGAATCCGCTCGTCAACGCGGCCAACATCCTCTACAGCGAGCTCCTGCAGCCGGCCGGCGACGACGGCTCCGACCGGTCGACGGACTGGATCGGCGACTGGCTCGCGAGTCGGGACGACGAGCGGCCGTTCTTCCTGTTCTGTAACTTCATCGAACCCCACGTTCGGTACGACCCGCCGAGAGCGTACGCGGAGCGGTTCCTCCCCGCAGGAGCCAGCTACGAGGAGGCGGCTGCGATCAGACAGGACCCCCGCGCCTACGACTGCGACGGCTACGACATCTCCGACCGCGAGTTCGCCCTCCTTCGCGGGCTCTATCGGGGGGAAATCGCCTACGTCGACCACCAGCTCGGCCAGCTCCGGCACGCACTCGAGGCGGCCGGCGAGTGGGAGGACACCCTGTTCGTCGTCTGCGGCGACCACGGCGAGCACATCGGCGAACACGACTTCTTCGGACACCAGTACAACCTCTACGACACGCTGCTGAACGTTCCGCTGGTCTGTCACGGCGGCCCGTTCACCGGCGGCGGTCGGCGGCACGACCTCGTCCAGTTACTCGACCTGCCGGCCACGCTGCTCGAGACGGCCGGCGTCGACGATCCCGCGCTGCGCGAGCAGTGGTCGAGCCGGTCGCTCCACCCCCACTCGGACGCCGAGCCCCGCAACGCCGTCTTCGCCGAGTACGTCGCACCCCAGCCGTCGATCGAACGGCTCGAGGCTCGCTTCGGCGAGATTCCCGATCGGGTCCGGACGTTCGATCGCCGGCTGCGAGCGGTCCGGACGCCCGAGTACAAGTACGTCCGCGGCGACGACGGGTTCGAACGGCTTCACCACGTCCGGACGGACCCGCTCGAGGACACCGACATCAGCGACGAGCGACCCGAGCGGGTGCGGACGCTTCGGCGACGGCTCGAGGGGCGGTTCGAGCCGTTCGGCGAGGCTGACGCCGCCGGCGAGGTGGAGATGCGCGAGGGGACCAAAGACCGACTGGCGGATCTGGGGTACCTCTGA
- a CDS encoding DUF7344 domain-containing protein gives MTQQQLYPREIDDLLNLIANHRRRSVLSYFRDSTADVTSVSTLANEISDQCPGDAERVARQLHHSALPRLADAGVVDYDARSNVVQYRGHTELEILLDGIADL, from the coding sequence ATGACGCAACAGCAACTGTATCCCCGTGAGATCGACGATCTTCTGAACCTGATTGCCAATCACCGTCGTCGTTCCGTCCTCTCTTACTTCCGCGATTCGACGGCGGACGTCACTTCGGTTAGTACCCTCGCAAACGAAATCAGCGACCAGTGCCCCGGCGATGCGGAACGGGTTGCCCGACAGTTACACCACTCAGCACTTCCTCGATTAGCGGATGCCGGTGTCGTTGACTACGACGCGAGGAGCAACGTGGTCCAGTATCGAGGACACACTGAACTCGAAATTCTACTCGATGGTATTGCAGATCTCTAA
- a CDS encoding Lrp/AsnC family transcriptional regulator, with protein MGRDLDDVDRSILYLLQRDARNTTAEEIADTAGVSASTVRNRIDRLEADGIIKGYHPEIDYEAANLPLQMTFVVTVSPTELSPLSEKVRSIKGIIDVREMLTGRRNLHVDVVGTNTTDVTRITDSIHDLGLEIESSEMMRRRHVQPFNHFFLQGTGDVDAHGDDGDDESPNE; from the coding sequence ATGGGTCGTGACTTGGACGATGTCGATCGGAGTATCCTCTATTTGCTTCAGAGAGATGCCCGTAATACGACGGCAGAGGAGATCGCCGATACGGCTGGCGTCTCGGCCAGTACTGTTCGCAACCGCATCGACCGACTCGAGGCGGATGGCATCATCAAGGGATACCATCCAGAAATCGACTACGAAGCGGCCAACCTCCCGCTGCAAATGACGTTCGTCGTCACCGTGTCTCCAACCGAACTCTCCCCTCTCTCGGAGAAGGTCCGATCGATCAAAGGCATCATCGACGTCCGCGAGATGCTCACTGGCAGACGCAATCTCCACGTCGATGTCGTCGGGACGAACACGACCGACGTTACCAGAATCACCGATAGCATCCACGACCTTGGCCTCGAGATCGAAAGTTCGGAGATGATGAGACGACGGCACGTTCAGCCGTTCAATCACTTCTTCCTGCAAGGGACGGGGGACGTAGACGCGCACGGCGACGACGGAGACGACGAATCGCCGAATGAATGA
- a CDS encoding DUF5789 family protein — translation MSDSERDRELGVEFGPLADRLDRHEYPATCEELLDAYGTAVLGFEDGEQTLEEVLSPVPEERFDSATEVRTAIFSNVPEGAIGRKGYSDRTPPALGEQSEEPEESF, via the coding sequence ATGTCCGATAGCGAACGCGACAGAGAACTGGGGGTCGAATTCGGCCCGCTCGCCGACCGACTCGATCGACACGAGTATCCGGCGACGTGCGAAGAACTGCTCGACGCGTACGGGACTGCGGTCCTCGGGTTCGAAGACGGCGAACAGACGCTCGAGGAGGTGCTGAGCCCGGTGCCCGAAGAGCGGTTCGACTCGGCGACGGAAGTCCGCACGGCCATCTTCAGCAACGTCCCCGAAGGCGCCATCGGACGGAAAGGGTACAGTGATCGCACGCCGCCGGCACTCGGTGAGCAAAGCGAGGAACCGGAAGAGTCGTTCTGA